CCTTTGAGCCGTCCTTCAGAAGCATATCCTTCGTGAGAAAATCCTTCTTCTCGTCATGGCACATCTCACACGAGCGGGTCCGTTCCGTCCTCTTCCGGATATTATGCGGCGCCGTATCCCAGTAGTTCGGGAGTTTATCAAACCCTTCCATGGCTATGCCGGCAGACTTAAAGGTATCTCTGACAGTAGGTATGACCCTCAAGGTCGTGATAGTCTTTTTATCCCTTGGGTTTAATCCAAGGATAAAGCCGGGTTTTGCCGTTGCGCCCTTCCCGAGATGGCAATCATAGCAGTTCCTGTATGTGCCGCCCGAATGGCAGGCGTAGCAGCTCACTTTGCCGTTATGACTTTTATGTGACGTTTGCGCCAATTCCGTCTTTTCCTCTCCCATCTTGTGGCAATTGGTGCACCGCGGTCTTTCTTTCACTTCCTTGCGGAGCATATAGGAGGCAGCGCTGTTGCCGTGAAGTTCCCCTTTCTTATGGCAGTCCACGCAGATCATACCCTTCTGGTAGTGGATATCGGGGGTCCCTCCGTATTCGCCGGTAAATTCAGGGTATACCCTGCCGCCGTGGCACAGTGCGCAGGTCTTTCCCTCATCCCTCTTTACAAACCTGTGACCCTTTACAAGACCTGTGCTGATCCCGCTTATCACAGGCGCCTTTACGTGACAGTCGCCGCAGGAGGCATGACAGCTCCTGCATGATTTTTCAAAGACCTTCTCGTTAAAGACCTTGAGCTCGTTTTTTGAGAACCTGCCTGAAACCCCATGTCGCTGGCCTTCGGAGGTATAATGGAGCGAGGTTCTGAACGGTTTTGTAATATCCTCGTGACA
This window of the Syntrophorhabdaceae bacterium genome carries:
- a CDS encoding cytochrome c3 family protein; this encodes MYKGFLIDKSLIGKDIHFEESCTSCHKGNEKGPTRAAAHKGLVAQPSKNLGTCETCHEDITKPFRTSLHYTSEGQRHGVSGRFSKNELKVFNEKVFEKSCRSCHASCGDCHVKAPVISGISTGLVKGHRFVKRDEGKTCALCHGGRVYPEFTGEYGGTPDIHYQKGMICVDCHKKGELHGNSAASYMLRKEVKERPRCTNCHKMGEEKTELAQTSHKSHNGKVSCYACHSGGTYRNCYDCHLGKGATAKPGFILGLNPRDKKTITTLRVIPTVRDTFKSAGIAMEGFDKLPNYWDTAPHNIRKRTERTRSCEMCHDEKKDFLTKDMLLKDGSK